AGAACAAACTTCAGCAGCCAGCTGGTAGATATATATCAAGAGATTAAAACTGTTAGGATCACACGCCTAATGTTACGAAACAGTTATTaatgtgtttaacaacagagttgcGCCATATCTGTGCGGGAGTGAGATTATTGTTGTTAAGCATATGGTGTCAGATGCCACTGCTGCtatgttagcttgtgctaaccaggcagagaaagcaggaggagagcagctcacTGAGACGGTCCTTCAGCTCTGCTTCGAACAGCAGCTGACTGTTGGCTCATAATAGTAGGCTCTGAATTTCTGCAATTTTCACCCCCTagaaaccacttggttatggttaggcaAAGATCATGGCACAACCACGGCTGGGGTTAGTGTTAAACCCATTGTGCACTTAGCATCAACAGGCAGACAGACGCAGTTAGCGACTAGCTGGTGATCATagaggagcatttagcagctaaagagcaaATAATCACCTTTGGTGGAGCCCAAAAGCAGAGCTAAAATGACAGTAAATATACTGGACTTAACTTTATATAGTGGTCAGAAGCACGACTCCAAATGAaagctaatgttgctccataaCTGCTGACTGTGTACAGTAATCAACTATTTGCTAAATGTTCGCCATAATAACTTAACAGGTGGTGGTATGTCCATTTCGTGTTCCCAAGCTAAATTGTGCAAAAATCTGTttgcatattttgttttgttttgtttgtgacattaaaagcaaataaacaagaGCAAGCTTTTAAATTGTGAGtcactttaattttatttcaacagATACAACATGTAAAAGAACTGTCATATTTATCACTGTTAtcagtatttttaaatgaatagcAGACCTTATTATAATTGGCCCTTTGTAGTGTTTTCACACAATGATTCAATGAGTGTACTAACAGGCAAAATACTATATTAAactaataatactaatactatATTAAATTTATACAAGTGATATGTCTAATTGTCTTTATCTGAATTTAGATCTGTAAAATCAAAATGTAGATGATAACAGCAAGAATGTGTAAACTTAGACACTAGCTTGTGAAACTAAATTCATGTTATATAATCAGAATTTAAGGTTTGTCTTAAAGGGTATCAAGAAGTGAATAGTTTAAATTAAACTAATCAATCGTAAATGTATCAATTGCAAATTTAGAGTAACTCAGCTGTTTTCTTATGTGAAATGTCTGTTGATATCTGTTAACCACACATTAGACATCTTTACTGTCTGGTAATGACACCATTGATCCAATTGATGTATGCACAGACGTCCATAAATGCAGCTGGTACTTGAAAGGCATGATGCCCGTCATCAGTGAATGCAATGACACCGTAGATCTTGCCTTTGTACACCACTCCTCCACCAGTGTCGCCCTGTGAGAGAGATATTGTGTGTTATAGACTTTTTGACCATATACTGAAATAATCACCATATTAAAGTTGTAACACTTGTGATGACTGTAGAGAGGGTATAAGGTTAGAAGCCATGCCAACTTACATTACTTTTATCCACTCTAGCCCTTTGGCCACAGAACCAGTGTTGATGCTGCATGTGTGGCCTCAGCTCTCTCAGCCTCGTACAGTCAACAACTGTGGTCTCTGCACATTGGAGGGTATTAGCTCTCCCACGTACTAGATGGGAgtagaaaaaaagtgtttattgactacaaaaacaacattatcTACTTATACACACcaacaaatgaacaaatttTTGCTGCAGCGTAACAGTGGAACGggattatttttaaattctatTCTTTTATGAAAAGCTTTCAAATATATTTGAAGACAAAACACtttaaagacacatttaaaatgtatttaatgttaatATGTGTCAGCAATGTTACAAAACatacaagcaaaaacactaacTCTGATAAATGGAGATAATTGCAATCATAAACTAAACAAGATTCATCTCACCTCTTTCATTATTATCGCCTACAGTATCTGCTCCATAACCTGCAATCTGAACTGCTTCACGtctgaaacacagtaaaatggaacatttttcagcagtgttctttctaaaaatgtatgaaaaaaattGACAGGAATTTTACATTTCCAGGTCCTCAACAGCTGAGCTTTCAGACTTATTAAAAGGGGAAAGATCACAACTCACACTCCGGGACGATTGTTACGATTGTTACAGTCAGGAAGTGGTACAGGTTGAACCTGAGTAGGGTTAGGTAGCTTCAGCAGCATGATGTCATGACTGACGCCATTGTTGTCGGTATAGATCACGGGTGGTGCTGTGATTTGCACTTGTGTTTCTCCTTGTTGTTCTAAAGTTGCATATATATCCCTAGAAGTAAGTAAAGGTAAAAGAGGATCATCATTGAATTACTGTCAATGCACCCTATTTGTATATTATAGGTCAATAATTAATCAACATGAACATAAGCATTGATGTCTTTATTTTGGGAATTTACATCAAATCATTGTTGATTGCTGCTTCAGGACTTTCACACTGAATATGTGAGCGAGAAATATATTATTACTGGTTCAAGTAAAACTGTCACTTTCTCACCGTCCTGGTATCTGGCAGTGTGCTGCAGTCAGAATCCACTGGTTACGGATCAGAGAGCCACCACACAAGTCCCAATCGTTACTATTAGTTATATCCAACCTCACATGGTAACGACGCTCATCTCCACACTCTTGACCTCCAATAATTCTCTTCTGCAGATCCACCACGGTGCTCACTGTGACACCTGAAACACAAATGTCCTCCTGTAAGTTTAAACAGTGCTGTTGCAGAGAACAACTTATTCACTCTCTAGAAAGTTATCAATACACATGATGAACTGTGAAAGTGTTATGAGCATTCCATTGATGCCTAGTTTCACAGTTTTTTATAActgggggtggatgggtccaacaaagcCAGGACTTTCACCGGAGAGcccagtgttcgcttcctgtatcAATGTAGAACCAaacaatgatgttttttctaaacctaaccatgtgcctTGTTGATGTCCCGACCTTGGTTACGGCATCCTAGAAGGTCAATAGCAGAAGCAGGGAGTTATCTGACGTGTGATATGTAGACCTgtaaggccactgacaaagagCTGATATGTTTGGGCTGGGCAATTAACCAAAAATATACCGAAACCAACATTCAAACCCTCTAACTGACGTAATCTTAAGCACTATTCAAacaggattagttttacatgggcacgtggggtaatgtcactttaccacaggacaTCAGTAATATTGATGGCCAATTCGCACAGGATAAGAAGAAAAATTtgtattatagaagagaaacacacatttcaggaccaGTGACTTATCATCAAAACAGACGTCCTGTGATTTTctgcctcctttcatatttaatagaggggggacaaAAAAGAGGGAGACTGACAGGCACCTGACAACTAGTGCTTCCACAATGCAACTGTCGCTGTCACAGGCCTTTACAAATGCCACACAATATGCAAAAGATTCAAGAATAATAGTTGAGCATATTTGGTAATTGATGGTAACAAGCAATCATGTATTACATGTATCATCATGTATTACAGTTCTACCGtaaactaaaacatgtttctaatAAACAtttaggcgagaaataggcagtgCAGTTATAGAATATTGGTTTATATTTAATCAGCAGTGcttagttttatttttggatCAGAGTTtggagtttgagagagagagagagagagagagagagagagagagagagaaagagagagacagacagacagacagatctgTTGAAAATGCAGTAGTACAGCCTGAAGTTCGAGCAGCTGCCTGAGAACCAGCTGAACTCTGCTGGATGACGTGTTTAGCTGGGAGTGAAGCAGAGAGAtttaacacatttcatacacatacTATTCATATTGTCacgacacaaagctggttggacatcagcaaagtatccctttaatctTGCATGAATTGCCTGTTCAGAACTGTTCAGAAAAATACCCTTTAATATGTCTACATCTAACAGCTNNNNNNNNNNNNNNNNNNNNNNNNNNNNNNNNNNNNNNNNNNNNNNNNNNNNNNNNNNNNNNNNNNNNNNNNNNNNNNNNNNNNNNNNNNNNNNNNNNNNNNNNNNNNNNNNNNNNNNNNNNNNNNNNNNNNNNNNNNNNNNNNNNNNNNNNNNNNNNNNNNNNNNNNNNNNNNNNNNNNNNNNNNNNNNNNNNNNNNNNNNNNNNNNNNNNNNNNNNNNNNNNNNNNNNNNNNNNNNNNNNNNNNNNNNNNNNNNNNNNNNNNNNNNNNNNNNNNNNNNNNNNNNNNNNNNNNNNNNNNNNNNNNNNNNNNNNNNNNNNNNNNNNNNNNNNNNNNNNNNNNNNNNNNNNNNNNNNNNNNNNNNNNNNNNNNNNNNNNNNNNNNNNNNNNNNNNNNNNNNNNNNNNNNNNNNNNNNNNNNNNNNNNNNNNNNNNNNNNNNNNNNNNNNNNNNNNNNNNNNNNNNNNNNNNNNNNNNNNNNNNNNNNNNNNNNNNNNNNNNAGGGATGAGACATGATCCATTTcctttattaacatttaactgaaaccatgacactgaaacacaatctttttctaattttaaccacattgcttttgttgcctttaacCTAGACCCGGTCTCCAGTATTCTTTTCATATTCTTTTACTTCAGAccaggggcgtagcaccaaattctgccCCCCTATGTATGAGCACCCTACGGAACATCATTGAGCAGTGTACAGAGTGGCAGAGACAGTTGTATATCAACTTTGTGGGTTTCGAGAGGGCCTTCGATAGTATTCACAGAGACAGCCTATGGAGAATACTACGTGCATATGGGATTCCAGAACAAATTGTCCTCCTCATCAAGAGCTTCTATACCAACTTCACATGCCAAATTGGAAACAGTCAACACAGCTTTGACGTCAAGACCAGGGTGAGGCAAGGTTGTGTTATGTCTGCATTGCTCTTCAACCTGGTAATTGACTGGGTGATGAGAAGAACCACTGAAGACAAACCAAGAGGCATCAGATGGAGAAAACATGTCGTCTAAACACCTACGCAAAGCAAGTCGGTCTGAAGATCaaccaaaagaaaacagagctgATGATGCTGAACATCCCAAACCCCTCACCAATCCAAGTAGATGGTATAAACCTACCCACAACTGACCATTTCACCTATCTAAGCAGTGTAGTTAGCCATGATGGAGGAGCAGACAGTGACATCGCAAGCCGACTCAGCAAGGCCAGGAACACCTTACAGAGACTTAACAATGTCTAGAAGTCGGCCTAGTACAGCACCAACACCAAGCTAAGACTGTACCAGAGCTGCGTCCTGTCCACCCTGCTATACGGCTCAGAATGTTGGAGAACGACAGAAAATGATCTCCACAAACTGTCAGCCTTTCACACCAAAAGCCTACGGAAGATACTGAGAATATTCTGGCCTCAAACCATATCCAACCAGCATCTTCTCAGCCTGTGTAAGCAGGAAAATATGGCTACCATGCTTATGAGAATGCGATGGAAATGGATTGGGCATGTCATCTGTAGAGAGCAGGACAACATCACTCGAACTGCCCTTCACTGGACACCAGATGGTAAATGTAAAAGAGGCCGACCCAAGAACACCTGGCGCAGGATGGTGGAAGGAGAGCTGAAGGCCCTGCGTCACACCTGGGGTTCTGTAAAGACTCTGGCCCAGAACAGACAGGAGTGGAGATCTTTTGTTGCTGCCCTACATGCCAGCCGGCATAAAGGGCAGTAAGTATGTAtgagcagtctctgtgggcccctcacccttcctctcttgacaacacattctcactccgacctcatgacatatcgatgtttggtcatggactttacacATCgagatacgatgtgcaaggtaccctgggtgcgttggttgttgatgttctgggacgccgtgtcaagttatacctgttacatgcattgtcttctttcaaaatacacttctgttttcacaggaaatttaccatttacatacagtctctttcaaaacaaatgcactacgtcggtacaacacagCGAATTGatgtttctttccttcaacaacgtggttaggtttaggaaaaaagaacagggtttcacattgtaatcttacaggatgcgaacACTGCTCTATGGCAGAAAGTTGGTGTTTGCTGAACCCATCTACCACATCTCCCaacccaccctacttggactttcaccaccgttactttcattcttgtcccgctgtGTCTCCCCCAGATGCCACTGTTAAACTATAGCGgcaaccggctgcgtatcatgctaacattaaaggacaccttttttcacTGGtatctgacgccgcaagtcactgtccaagtgccagattttgacgactttggagtgagaccagactcctccagcagcataagcagtcaCTCACTCGGCTCTAGCTGCATTTATAGACAATCTAG
The window above is part of the Epinephelus moara isolate mb chromosome 5, YSFRI_EMoa_1.0, whole genome shotgun sequence genome. Proteins encoded here:
- the LOC126390371 gene encoding kallikrein-8-like encodes the protein MLLKLPNPTQVQPVPLPDCNNRNNRPGVREAVQIAGYGADTVGDNNERVRGRANTLQCAETTVVDCTRLRELRPHMQHQHWFCGQRARVDKSNGDTGGGVVYKGKIYGVIAFTDDGHHAFQVPAAFMDVCAYINWINGVITRQ